Proteins co-encoded in one Ziziphus jujuba cultivar Dongzao chromosome 9, ASM3175591v1 genomic window:
- the LOC107434231 gene encoding probable inactive histone-lysine N-methyltransferase SUVR1 isoform X4 yields MPTDPRVTAAFRAMKVLGIKEVKVKPVLKKLLKLYERNWELIEAENYRVLADAIFDEEDSKVEEQKKRCNNADQEEENLVHHQPERPLKRLRLRHQEVQVSPTHNTSNTMLGDVAGIVLKRPKLEEDELPETSAQQQSQKMTEMLEFRAEPYPISPQHATRNKGKQLVLSKPLAPGERSDPVSPVAVQGKRYVSERVSNALCLKEPMTHPVAVVLPKPKVFDCHGLIIPKDEPFTDDMFDGDMPHYGVPIAMIHPDPLSKGELPVEKDEIGKKVGEDTSSQYIETESRANGPVALSSERRTNGEFAPSLQESSSELAVSTLGEDGSTNVIPTLSGLDDHVQGSKRTSFDDCVVSDQEKKSEDPECTKMCGLVVVPQCEPVPDDSRSFNDINDVTRGEERVRISWVNELNSEFPDPFRYIPHSLVFKNANLSFSLSKIGDENCCATCNGDCISGSVPCCCTRMTGSEFVYSSAGILKESFLDECISMTRHPPCLIYCKECPLERVKNDDCLEPCKGHLKRKFIKECWSKCGCSKQCGNRVVQRGITCNLQVYFTSEEKGWGLRTLEDLPKGTFVCEYVGEILTSMELYERTVKTAKSRKCSYPVILDADWSSKGSLMNGEALCLDASHYGNVARFINHRCLDANLIEIPVEVEIPDHHYYHLAFFTTRKVKAMEELTWDYGIDFNDIDQPIKPFQCQCGSRFCRNMKRSNRSRYMLRSS; encoded by the exons ATGCCGACAGATCCAAGAGTTACAGCGGCCTTTCGTGCTATGAAGGTTCTTGGAATTAAGGAAGTAAAGGTGAAACCAGTGTTaaaaaagcttttaaaattGTATGAAAGGAATTGGGAACTAATTGAAGCAGAAAATTATAGAGTTCTAGCAGATGCCATCTTTGATGAGGAGGATAGCAAG GTGGAGGAGCAAAAGAAGAGATGCAATAATGCAGAT CAGGAGGAAGAAAATCTTGTACATCATCAACCTGAACGGCCTTTGAAAAGATTACGCTTAAGGCATCAAGAAGTTCAGGTTTCACCTACGCACAATACTAGCAACACAATGTTGGGTGATGTAGCTGGTATTGTGTTAAAAAGACCTAAGCTAGAGGAAGATGAACTACCTGAGACTAGTGCCCAACAGCAATCACAGAAAATGACAGAGATGCTGGAGTTCAGAGCTGAACCATATCCAATTTCACCTCAACATGCTACTAGAAACAAGGGCAAGCAGCTCGTTCTGTCTAAACCTTTGGCACCAGGGGAAAGATCTGACCCAGTCTCTCCAGTTGCTGTTCAAGGAAAAAGATATGTTTCTGAGAGAGTGTCTAATGCCTTGTGCTTAAAAGAGCCAATGACTCATCCAGTTGCTGTTGTTTTGCCTAAACCAAAGGTTTTTGATTGTCATGGACTCATCATACCTAAAGATGAGCCATTCACCGATGACATGTTTGATGGTGACATGCCTCATTATGGGGTTCCTATTGCAATGATTCATCCAG ATCCACTGAGTAAGGGAGAATTGCCTGTTGAAAAGgatgaaattggaaaaaaagtTGGTGAGGATACTTCATCCCAGTACATAGAAACAGAAAGTAGGGCTAACGGTCCTGTAGCTTTATCTAGTGAGAGGAGAACAAACGGTGAGTTTGCACCGAGCCTACAGGAATCTTCTTCTGAATTAGCGGTTTCCACCTTAGGAGAG GATGGATCAACAAATGTTATACCAACTTTGAGTGGCCTGGATGATCATGTGCAAGGCAGTAAGAGAACTAGTTTTGATGATTGTGTTGTGAGTGACCAAGAAAAGAAGTCTGAGGACCCTGAATGTACAAAAATGTGTGGTTTGGTAGTTGTTCCGCAGTGTGAACCAGTTCCTGATGATTCAAGATCATTTAATGATATCAATGATGTAACAAGAGGTGAAGAAAGGGTCAGAATTTCATGGGTAAATGAACTGAACAGTGAGTTTCCAGACCCTTTTCGCTATATACCCCATAGCCTTGTTTTCAAAAATGCCAATCTGAGCTTCTCTCTTTCCAAAATTGGGGATGAGAATTGTTGTGCAACTTGTAATGGTGACTGCATATCTGGATCTGTACCTTGCTGTTGTACTCGTATGACAGGCAGTGAGTTTGTGTACTCATCTGCAGGCATTCTTAAGGAGTCATTTTTGGATGAATGTATCTCTATGACTCGCCACCCTCCTTGCCTCATTTATTGTAAAGAATGCCCGTTGGAGAGGGTGAAGAATGATGATTGTTTGGAACCATGCAAAGGCCACTTGAAGCGGAAGTTTATTAAAGAATGTTGGAGCAAATGTGGCTGCAGTAAACAATGTGGCAACCGAGTGGTGCAACGGGGCATAACTTGCAATTTGCAG GTATATTTCACTTCTGAGGAAAAAGGATGGGGTCTAAGAACTCTAGAGGACCTGCCAAAAGGTACATTTGTTTGTGAATATGTTGGAGAGATATTAACAAGCATGGAGCTGTATGAGAGGACCGTGAAAACAGCCAAAAGCAGGAAGTGTTCTTATCCGGTGATACTTGATGCTGATTGGAGTTCTAAAGGATCTTTAATGAATGGAGAAGCTCTTTGTTTGGATGCATCACATTATGGAAATGTTGCTAGATTTATTAATCATAG ATGTTTGGATGCAAACTTGATTGAGATCCCAGTTGAAGTGGAGATTCCTGATCATCATTACTACCAT CTTGCTTTTTTCACAACTAGAAAGGTGAAAGCCATGGAAGAGCTAACTTGG GATTATGGTATTGACTTTAATGACATTGATCAGCCTATTAAGCCATTCCAGTGCCAATGTGGCAGTAGATTTTGCAGGAATATGAAACGTTCAAATA
- the LOC107434231 gene encoding probable inactive histone-lysine N-methyltransferase SUVR2 isoform X2: MPTDPRVTAAFRAMKVLGIKEVKVKPVLKKLLKLYERNWELIEAENYRVLADAIFDEEDSKVEEQKKRCNNADEEENLVHHQPERPLKRLRLRHQEVQVSPTHNTSNTMLGDVAGIVLKRPKLEEDELPETSAQQQSQKMTEMLEFRAEPYPISPQHATRNKGKQLVLSKPLAPGERSDPVSPVAVQGKRYVSERVSNALCLKEPMTHPVAVVLPKPKVFDCHGLIIPKDEPFTDDMFDGDMPHYGVPIAMIHPDPLSKGELPVEKDEIGKKVGEDTSSQYIETESRANGPVALSSERRTNGEFAPSLQESSSELAVSTLGEVKLSLSCNSAVGRPDFHMPNLDDVIKLTEEKCLHSYKIIDPNFSVPKLLRHMCESFLELGTDSTDKSQDGSTNVIPTLSGLDDHVQGSKRTSFDDCVVSDQEKKSEDPECTKMCGLVVVPQCEPVPDDSRSFNDINDVTRGEERVRISWVNELNSEFPDPFRYIPHSLVFKNANLSFSLSKIGDENCCATCNGDCISGSVPCCCTRMTGSEFVYSSAGILKESFLDECISMTRHPPCLIYCKECPLERVKNDDCLEPCKGHLKRKFIKECWSKCGCSKQCGNRVVQRGITCNLQVYFTSEEKGWGLRTLEDLPKGTFVCEYVGEILTSMELYERTVKTAKSRKCSYPVILDADWSSKGSLMNGEALCLDASHYGNVARFINHRCLDANLIEIPVEVEIPDHHYYHLAFFTTRKVKAMEELTWDYGIDFNDIDQPIKPFQCQCGSRFCRNMKRSNRSRYMLRSS; encoded by the exons ATGCCGACAGATCCAAGAGTTACAGCGGCCTTTCGTGCTATGAAGGTTCTTGGAATTAAGGAAGTAAAGGTGAAACCAGTGTTaaaaaagcttttaaaattGTATGAAAGGAATTGGGAACTAATTGAAGCAGAAAATTATAGAGTTCTAGCAGATGCCATCTTTGATGAGGAGGATAGCAAG GTGGAGGAGCAAAAGAAGAGATGCAATAATGCAGAT GAGGAAGAAAATCTTGTACATCATCAACCTGAACGGCCTTTGAAAAGATTACGCTTAAGGCATCAAGAAGTTCAGGTTTCACCTACGCACAATACTAGCAACACAATGTTGGGTGATGTAGCTGGTATTGTGTTAAAAAGACCTAAGCTAGAGGAAGATGAACTACCTGAGACTAGTGCCCAACAGCAATCACAGAAAATGACAGAGATGCTGGAGTTCAGAGCTGAACCATATCCAATTTCACCTCAACATGCTACTAGAAACAAGGGCAAGCAGCTCGTTCTGTCTAAACCTTTGGCACCAGGGGAAAGATCTGACCCAGTCTCTCCAGTTGCTGTTCAAGGAAAAAGATATGTTTCTGAGAGAGTGTCTAATGCCTTGTGCTTAAAAGAGCCAATGACTCATCCAGTTGCTGTTGTTTTGCCTAAACCAAAGGTTTTTGATTGTCATGGACTCATCATACCTAAAGATGAGCCATTCACCGATGACATGTTTGATGGTGACATGCCTCATTATGGGGTTCCTATTGCAATGATTCATCCAG ATCCACTGAGTAAGGGAGAATTGCCTGTTGAAAAGgatgaaattggaaaaaaagtTGGTGAGGATACTTCATCCCAGTACATAGAAACAGAAAGTAGGGCTAACGGTCCTGTAGCTTTATCTAGTGAGAGGAGAACAAACGGTGAGTTTGCACCGAGCCTACAGGAATCTTCTTCTGAATTAGCGGTTTCCACCTTAGGAGAGGTAAAACTTTCTCTGAGTTGCAATTCGGCTGTTGGAAGGCCTGATTTCCACATGCCTAATCTAGATGATGTTATCAAATTGACAGAGGAAAAATGTCTGCATTCATATAAAATCATTGACCCAAATTTTTCTGTCCCAAAATTGTTGAGACATATGTGCGAAAGCTTCCTAGAATTGGGAACTGACTCCACTGATAAATCACAGGATGGATCAACAAATGTTATACCAACTTTGAGTGGCCTGGATGATCATGTGCAAGGCAGTAAGAGAACTAGTTTTGATGATTGTGTTGTGAGTGACCAAGAAAAGAAGTCTGAGGACCCTGAATGTACAAAAATGTGTGGTTTGGTAGTTGTTCCGCAGTGTGAACCAGTTCCTGATGATTCAAGATCATTTAATGATATCAATGATGTAACAAGAGGTGAAGAAAGGGTCAGAATTTCATGGGTAAATGAACTGAACAGTGAGTTTCCAGACCCTTTTCGCTATATACCCCATAGCCTTGTTTTCAAAAATGCCAATCTGAGCTTCTCTCTTTCCAAAATTGGGGATGAGAATTGTTGTGCAACTTGTAATGGTGACTGCATATCTGGATCTGTACCTTGCTGTTGTACTCGTATGACAGGCAGTGAGTTTGTGTACTCATCTGCAGGCATTCTTAAGGAGTCATTTTTGGATGAATGTATCTCTATGACTCGCCACCCTCCTTGCCTCATTTATTGTAAAGAATGCCCGTTGGAGAGGGTGAAGAATGATGATTGTTTGGAACCATGCAAAGGCCACTTGAAGCGGAAGTTTATTAAAGAATGTTGGAGCAAATGTGGCTGCAGTAAACAATGTGGCAACCGAGTGGTGCAACGGGGCATAACTTGCAATTTGCAG GTATATTTCACTTCTGAGGAAAAAGGATGGGGTCTAAGAACTCTAGAGGACCTGCCAAAAGGTACATTTGTTTGTGAATATGTTGGAGAGATATTAACAAGCATGGAGCTGTATGAGAGGACCGTGAAAACAGCCAAAAGCAGGAAGTGTTCTTATCCGGTGATACTTGATGCTGATTGGAGTTCTAAAGGATCTTTAATGAATGGAGAAGCTCTTTGTTTGGATGCATCACATTATGGAAATGTTGCTAGATTTATTAATCATAG ATGTTTGGATGCAAACTTGATTGAGATCCCAGTTGAAGTGGAGATTCCTGATCATCATTACTACCAT CTTGCTTTTTTCACAACTAGAAAGGTGAAAGCCATGGAAGAGCTAACTTGG GATTATGGTATTGACTTTAATGACATTGATCAGCCTATTAAGCCATTCCAGTGCCAATGTGGCAGTAGATTTTGCAGGAATATGAAACGTTCAAATA
- the LOC107434231 gene encoding probable inactive histone-lysine N-methyltransferase SUVR1 isoform X3 has product MPTDPRVTAAFRAMKVLGIKEVKVKPVLKKLLKLYERNWELIEAENYRVLADAIFDEEDSKVEEQKKRCNNADQEEENLVHHQPERPLKRLRLRHQEVQVSPTHNTSNTMLGDVAGIVLKRPKLEEDELPETSAQQQSQKMTEMLEFRAEPYPISPQHATRNKGKQLVLSKPLAPGERSDPVSPVAVQGKRYVSERVSNALCLKEPMTHPVAVVLPKPKVFDCHGLIIPKDEPFTDDMFDGDMPHYGVPIAMIHPDPLSKGELPVEKDEIGKKVGEDTSSQYIETESRANGPVALSSERRTNGEFAPSLQESSSELAVSTLGEVKLSLSCNSAVGRPDFHMPNLDDVIKLTEEKCLHSYKIIDPNFSVPKLLRHMCESFLELGTDSTDKSQDGSTNVIPTLSGLDDHVQGSKRTSFDDCVVSDQEKKSEDPECTKMCGLVVVPQCEPVPDDSRSFNDINDVTRGEERVRISWVNELNSILKESFLDECISMTRHPPCLIYCKECPLERVKNDDCLEPCKGHLKRKFIKECWSKCGCSKQCGNRVVQRGITCNLQVYFTSEEKGWGLRTLEDLPKGTFVCEYVGEILTSMELYERTVKTAKSRKCSYPVILDADWSSKGSLMNGEALCLDASHYGNVARFINHRCLDANLIEIPVEVEIPDHHYYHLAFFTTRKVKAMEELTWDYGIDFNDIDQPIKPFQCQCGSRFCRNMKRSNRSRYMLRSS; this is encoded by the exons ATGCCGACAGATCCAAGAGTTACAGCGGCCTTTCGTGCTATGAAGGTTCTTGGAATTAAGGAAGTAAAGGTGAAACCAGTGTTaaaaaagcttttaaaattGTATGAAAGGAATTGGGAACTAATTGAAGCAGAAAATTATAGAGTTCTAGCAGATGCCATCTTTGATGAGGAGGATAGCAAG GTGGAGGAGCAAAAGAAGAGATGCAATAATGCAGAT CAGGAGGAAGAAAATCTTGTACATCATCAACCTGAACGGCCTTTGAAAAGATTACGCTTAAGGCATCAAGAAGTTCAGGTTTCACCTACGCACAATACTAGCAACACAATGTTGGGTGATGTAGCTGGTATTGTGTTAAAAAGACCTAAGCTAGAGGAAGATGAACTACCTGAGACTAGTGCCCAACAGCAATCACAGAAAATGACAGAGATGCTGGAGTTCAGAGCTGAACCATATCCAATTTCACCTCAACATGCTACTAGAAACAAGGGCAAGCAGCTCGTTCTGTCTAAACCTTTGGCACCAGGGGAAAGATCTGACCCAGTCTCTCCAGTTGCTGTTCAAGGAAAAAGATATGTTTCTGAGAGAGTGTCTAATGCCTTGTGCTTAAAAGAGCCAATGACTCATCCAGTTGCTGTTGTTTTGCCTAAACCAAAGGTTTTTGATTGTCATGGACTCATCATACCTAAAGATGAGCCATTCACCGATGACATGTTTGATGGTGACATGCCTCATTATGGGGTTCCTATTGCAATGATTCATCCAG ATCCACTGAGTAAGGGAGAATTGCCTGTTGAAAAGgatgaaattggaaaaaaagtTGGTGAGGATACTTCATCCCAGTACATAGAAACAGAAAGTAGGGCTAACGGTCCTGTAGCTTTATCTAGTGAGAGGAGAACAAACGGTGAGTTTGCACCGAGCCTACAGGAATCTTCTTCTGAATTAGCGGTTTCCACCTTAGGAGAGGTAAAACTTTCTCTGAGTTGCAATTCGGCTGTTGGAAGGCCTGATTTCCACATGCCTAATCTAGATGATGTTATCAAATTGACAGAGGAAAAATGTCTGCATTCATATAAAATCATTGACCCAAATTTTTCTGTCCCAAAATTGTTGAGACATATGTGCGAAAGCTTCCTAGAATTGGGAACTGACTCCACTGATAAATCACAGGATGGATCAACAAATGTTATACCAACTTTGAGTGGCCTGGATGATCATGTGCAAGGCAGTAAGAGAACTAGTTTTGATGATTGTGTTGTGAGTGACCAAGAAAAGAAGTCTGAGGACCCTGAATGTACAAAAATGTGTGGTTTGGTAGTTGTTCCGCAGTGTGAACCAGTTCCTGATGATTCAAGATCATTTAATGATATCAATGATGTAACAAGAGGTGAAGAAAGGGTCAGAATTTCATGGGTAAATGAACTGAACA GCATTCTTAAGGAGTCATTTTTGGATGAATGTATCTCTATGACTCGCCACCCTCCTTGCCTCATTTATTGTAAAGAATGCCCGTTGGAGAGGGTGAAGAATGATGATTGTTTGGAACCATGCAAAGGCCACTTGAAGCGGAAGTTTATTAAAGAATGTTGGAGCAAATGTGGCTGCAGTAAACAATGTGGCAACCGAGTGGTGCAACGGGGCATAACTTGCAATTTGCAG GTATATTTCACTTCTGAGGAAAAAGGATGGGGTCTAAGAACTCTAGAGGACCTGCCAAAAGGTACATTTGTTTGTGAATATGTTGGAGAGATATTAACAAGCATGGAGCTGTATGAGAGGACCGTGAAAACAGCCAAAAGCAGGAAGTGTTCTTATCCGGTGATACTTGATGCTGATTGGAGTTCTAAAGGATCTTTAATGAATGGAGAAGCTCTTTGTTTGGATGCATCACATTATGGAAATGTTGCTAGATTTATTAATCATAG ATGTTTGGATGCAAACTTGATTGAGATCCCAGTTGAAGTGGAGATTCCTGATCATCATTACTACCAT CTTGCTTTTTTCACAACTAGAAAGGTGAAAGCCATGGAAGAGCTAACTTGG GATTATGGTATTGACTTTAATGACATTGATCAGCCTATTAAGCCATTCCAGTGCCAATGTGGCAGTAGATTTTGCAGGAATATGAAACGTTCAAATA
- the LOC107434231 gene encoding probable inactive histone-lysine N-methyltransferase SUVR1 isoform X1, which yields MPTDPRVTAAFRAMKVLGIKEVKVKPVLKKLLKLYERNWELIEAENYRVLADAIFDEEDSKVEEQKKRCNNADQEEENLVHHQPERPLKRLRLRHQEVQVSPTHNTSNTMLGDVAGIVLKRPKLEEDELPETSAQQQSQKMTEMLEFRAEPYPISPQHATRNKGKQLVLSKPLAPGERSDPVSPVAVQGKRYVSERVSNALCLKEPMTHPVAVVLPKPKVFDCHGLIIPKDEPFTDDMFDGDMPHYGVPIAMIHPDPLSKGELPVEKDEIGKKVGEDTSSQYIETESRANGPVALSSERRTNGEFAPSLQESSSELAVSTLGEVKLSLSCNSAVGRPDFHMPNLDDVIKLTEEKCLHSYKIIDPNFSVPKLLRHMCESFLELGTDSTDKSQDGSTNVIPTLSGLDDHVQGSKRTSFDDCVVSDQEKKSEDPECTKMCGLVVVPQCEPVPDDSRSFNDINDVTRGEERVRISWVNELNSEFPDPFRYIPHSLVFKNANLSFSLSKIGDENCCATCNGDCISGSVPCCCTRMTGSEFVYSSAGILKESFLDECISMTRHPPCLIYCKECPLERVKNDDCLEPCKGHLKRKFIKECWSKCGCSKQCGNRVVQRGITCNLQVYFTSEEKGWGLRTLEDLPKGTFVCEYVGEILTSMELYERTVKTAKSRKCSYPVILDADWSSKGSLMNGEALCLDASHYGNVARFINHRCLDANLIEIPVEVEIPDHHYYHLAFFTTRKVKAMEELTWDYGIDFNDIDQPIKPFQCQCGSRFCRNMKRSNRSRYMLRSS from the exons ATGCCGACAGATCCAAGAGTTACAGCGGCCTTTCGTGCTATGAAGGTTCTTGGAATTAAGGAAGTAAAGGTGAAACCAGTGTTaaaaaagcttttaaaattGTATGAAAGGAATTGGGAACTAATTGAAGCAGAAAATTATAGAGTTCTAGCAGATGCCATCTTTGATGAGGAGGATAGCAAG GTGGAGGAGCAAAAGAAGAGATGCAATAATGCAGAT CAGGAGGAAGAAAATCTTGTACATCATCAACCTGAACGGCCTTTGAAAAGATTACGCTTAAGGCATCAAGAAGTTCAGGTTTCACCTACGCACAATACTAGCAACACAATGTTGGGTGATGTAGCTGGTATTGTGTTAAAAAGACCTAAGCTAGAGGAAGATGAACTACCTGAGACTAGTGCCCAACAGCAATCACAGAAAATGACAGAGATGCTGGAGTTCAGAGCTGAACCATATCCAATTTCACCTCAACATGCTACTAGAAACAAGGGCAAGCAGCTCGTTCTGTCTAAACCTTTGGCACCAGGGGAAAGATCTGACCCAGTCTCTCCAGTTGCTGTTCAAGGAAAAAGATATGTTTCTGAGAGAGTGTCTAATGCCTTGTGCTTAAAAGAGCCAATGACTCATCCAGTTGCTGTTGTTTTGCCTAAACCAAAGGTTTTTGATTGTCATGGACTCATCATACCTAAAGATGAGCCATTCACCGATGACATGTTTGATGGTGACATGCCTCATTATGGGGTTCCTATTGCAATGATTCATCCAG ATCCACTGAGTAAGGGAGAATTGCCTGTTGAAAAGgatgaaattggaaaaaaagtTGGTGAGGATACTTCATCCCAGTACATAGAAACAGAAAGTAGGGCTAACGGTCCTGTAGCTTTATCTAGTGAGAGGAGAACAAACGGTGAGTTTGCACCGAGCCTACAGGAATCTTCTTCTGAATTAGCGGTTTCCACCTTAGGAGAGGTAAAACTTTCTCTGAGTTGCAATTCGGCTGTTGGAAGGCCTGATTTCCACATGCCTAATCTAGATGATGTTATCAAATTGACAGAGGAAAAATGTCTGCATTCATATAAAATCATTGACCCAAATTTTTCTGTCCCAAAATTGTTGAGACATATGTGCGAAAGCTTCCTAGAATTGGGAACTGACTCCACTGATAAATCACAGGATGGATCAACAAATGTTATACCAACTTTGAGTGGCCTGGATGATCATGTGCAAGGCAGTAAGAGAACTAGTTTTGATGATTGTGTTGTGAGTGACCAAGAAAAGAAGTCTGAGGACCCTGAATGTACAAAAATGTGTGGTTTGGTAGTTGTTCCGCAGTGTGAACCAGTTCCTGATGATTCAAGATCATTTAATGATATCAATGATGTAACAAGAGGTGAAGAAAGGGTCAGAATTTCATGGGTAAATGAACTGAACAGTGAGTTTCCAGACCCTTTTCGCTATATACCCCATAGCCTTGTTTTCAAAAATGCCAATCTGAGCTTCTCTCTTTCCAAAATTGGGGATGAGAATTGTTGTGCAACTTGTAATGGTGACTGCATATCTGGATCTGTACCTTGCTGTTGTACTCGTATGACAGGCAGTGAGTTTGTGTACTCATCTGCAGGCATTCTTAAGGAGTCATTTTTGGATGAATGTATCTCTATGACTCGCCACCCTCCTTGCCTCATTTATTGTAAAGAATGCCCGTTGGAGAGGGTGAAGAATGATGATTGTTTGGAACCATGCAAAGGCCACTTGAAGCGGAAGTTTATTAAAGAATGTTGGAGCAAATGTGGCTGCAGTAAACAATGTGGCAACCGAGTGGTGCAACGGGGCATAACTTGCAATTTGCAG GTATATTTCACTTCTGAGGAAAAAGGATGGGGTCTAAGAACTCTAGAGGACCTGCCAAAAGGTACATTTGTTTGTGAATATGTTGGAGAGATATTAACAAGCATGGAGCTGTATGAGAGGACCGTGAAAACAGCCAAAAGCAGGAAGTGTTCTTATCCGGTGATACTTGATGCTGATTGGAGTTCTAAAGGATCTTTAATGAATGGAGAAGCTCTTTGTTTGGATGCATCACATTATGGAAATGTTGCTAGATTTATTAATCATAG ATGTTTGGATGCAAACTTGATTGAGATCCCAGTTGAAGTGGAGATTCCTGATCATCATTACTACCAT CTTGCTTTTTTCACAACTAGAAAGGTGAAAGCCATGGAAGAGCTAACTTGG GATTATGGTATTGACTTTAATGACATTGATCAGCCTATTAAGCCATTCCAGTGCCAATGTGGCAGTAGATTTTGCAGGAATATGAAACGTTCAAATA